A window from Dehalococcoidales bacterium encodes these proteins:
- a CDS encoding acyl-CoA dehydrogenase family protein, producing MDFSMEYTSEQEEFAREVGAWLDENMPDDIEPIRDAQKMSYEQFHKRRDFACKLGEKGWLYPGYPRDYGGGGLEGAYSVVISDELARRKHSLPIIDDWTTLTAPAILACATEEQKKRYLPPMLAGNALTWQLMTEPEAGTDEANQQTNALRHVREGEYFIINGQKIFVGGLHPPPEQLYLLTRSDREAPRHENLSSFIIPANLPGISIQPLDLFPLTTFSGAWGPTGATQEAVKNSVFFDDVRVHESCLIGQEGDGWKVTQATFAVEHGGGGRISRNYLSEKFFDQCKSNPNIVRRLKEHPYLLNKVVDIYFYTQIARLLSIRNAGGKGGAYGGPHFSMYQKIGGGKYINDMAEVFGPYSFTDEGDWRLDDGIFEVGQRNGIAMAPGGTPEAMKIIISRALAIGR from the coding sequence ATGGATTTTTCTATGGAATATACCAGTGAGCAGGAAGAATTTGCCAGGGAAGTGGGAGCATGGTTGGACGAGAATATGCCCGATGATATAGAGCCCATAAGAGATGCTCAGAAGATGAGCTATGAACAGTTTCATAAGCGGCGCGATTTTGCCTGTAAACTTGGTGAGAAGGGGTGGCTTTATCCCGGATACCCTCGTGATTATGGCGGCGGTGGTCTGGAAGGTGCCTATAGCGTCGTTATATCCGATGAGCTGGCCAGGAGAAAGCATTCTCTTCCCATTATCGACGATTGGACAACCTTGACGGCACCGGCCATTCTGGCCTGCGCCACTGAGGAGCAAAAGAAGCGTTATCTGCCTCCTATGCTTGCCGGTAACGCCCTTACCTGGCAGCTTATGACCGAACCGGAAGCTGGCACAGACGAAGCCAATCAACAGACAAACGCCCTGCGTCACGTCCGTGAGGGTGAATATTTCATCATTAACGGGCAGAAGATTTTCGTTGGGGGACTTCACCCACCACCAGAGCAATTATATTTGCTAACACGCAGTGACCGGGAAGCCCCAAGGCATGAGAACTTGTCCAGTTTCATTATTCCCGCCAATTTACCTGGCATCAGCATCCAACCTCTCGACCTGTTCCCGCTGACTACCTTCAGTGGGGCCTGGGGACCAACAGGCGCTACCCAGGAGGCGGTCAAGAACTCGGTTTTCTTTGACGATGTCAGAGTCCATGAGTCCTGCTTGATCGGGCAGGAAGGAGATGGGTGGAAGGTTACTCAGGCTACCTTTGCCGTTGAGCACGGTGGTGGCGGCAGGATTTCCCGAAACTACCTGTCTGAGAAATTCTTTGACCAGTGTAAGAGTAATCCGAACATAGTAAGGCGTTTAAAAGAACATCCCTACCTGCTCAATAAGGTAGTAGATATTTATTTCTACACTCAGATAGCGCGGCTACTTTCCATCAGGAACGCCGGTGGGAAGGGAGGTGCCTATGGGGGACCACATTTCTCCATGTATCAAAAAATCGGTGGTGGCAAGTATATTAATGATATGGCAGAAGTCTTTGGGCCCTACAGCTTCACCGATGAGGGAGACTGGCGCCTGGACGATGGTATTTTTGAAGTTGGCCAGCGCAATGGTATAGCTATGGCTCCGGGAGGCACCCCGGAAGCAATGAAGATAATTATTTCACGTGCCCTCGCTATTGGACGATAG